One genomic window of Phoenix dactylifera cultivar Barhee BC4 unplaced genomic scaffold, palm_55x_up_171113_PBpolish2nd_filt_p 000524F, whole genome shotgun sequence includes the following:
- the LOC103700493 gene encoding E3 ubiquitin-protein ligase RHA2A-like isoform X3, with product MGLPNRLHDASSDSIPILLVVAAAGWVSYLRSLLLCLLHSLGLQRLHPSSAAADDPLFSAAGSGLAGLVVVASSGRPFAYEALPSAAAEGERDEPGCVVCLCELADGDRLRRLDLSNRFMKALHLFKVMQLEKSAKPIGLVDEGCRVVGRGRRDRQKHDNEARCDAEDIREFQEHYPIIFATGLRLGGRILADETGTELVLKERPGF from the exons ATGGGGCTCCCGAACCGACTCCACGACGCCTCCAGCGACTCCATCCCGATCCTTCTCGTCGTGGCGGCCGCCGGGTGGGTCTCCTACCTCCgctccctcctcctctgcctcctccaCTCCCTCGGCCTCCAACGCCTCCACCCCTCCTCCGCCGCGGCCGACGATCCCCTCTTCTCCGCTGCCGGGTCCGGCCTCGCCGGACTCGTCGTCGTGGCCTCCTCCGGACGCCCCTTCGCCTACGAGGCCTTGCCGTCGGCGGCCGCGGAGGGGGAACGAGATGAGCCGGGCTGCGTGGTGTGCCTCTGCGAGCTCGCCGACGGCGACCGGCTTCGGCGGCTGGATTTG AGTAACAGGTTCATGAAGGCACTGCACCTCTTTAAAGTGATGCAACTGGAGAAGAGTGCAAAGCCCATTGGGTTGGTGGATGAAGGGTGCAG GGTTGTTGGAAGAGGCAGAAGGGATCGTCAGAAGCATGACAATGAAGCCAGATGTGATG CAGAAGACATTAGagaatttcaagaacattatCCTATTATCTTCGCCACAG GTTTAAGACTTGGAGGAAGGATACTTGCCGATGAAACTGGGACAGAGTTAGTATTGAAAGAGAGACCTGGATTTTGA
- the LOC103700493 gene encoding E3 ubiquitin-protein ligase RHA2A-like isoform X4, giving the protein MGLPNRLHDASSDSIPILLVVAAAGWVSYLRSLLLCLLHSLGLQRLHPSSAAADDPLFSAAGSGLAGLVVVASSGRPFAYEALPSAAAEGERDEPGCVVCLCELADGDRLRRLDLSNRFMKALHLFKVMQLEKSAKPIGLVDEGCRVVGRGRRDRQKHDNEARCDAEDIREFQEHYPIIFATA; this is encoded by the exons ATGGGGCTCCCGAACCGACTCCACGACGCCTCCAGCGACTCCATCCCGATCCTTCTCGTCGTGGCGGCCGCCGGGTGGGTCTCCTACCTCCgctccctcctcctctgcctcctccaCTCCCTCGGCCTCCAACGCCTCCACCCCTCCTCCGCCGCGGCCGACGATCCCCTCTTCTCCGCTGCCGGGTCCGGCCTCGCCGGACTCGTCGTCGTGGCCTCCTCCGGACGCCCCTTCGCCTACGAGGCCTTGCCGTCGGCGGCCGCGGAGGGGGAACGAGATGAGCCGGGCTGCGTGGTGTGCCTCTGCGAGCTCGCCGACGGCGACCGGCTTCGGCGGCTGGATTTG AGTAACAGGTTCATGAAGGCACTGCACCTCTTTAAAGTGATGCAACTGGAGAAGAGTGCAAAGCCCATTGGGTTGGTGGATGAAGGGTGCAG GGTTGTTGGAAGAGGCAGAAGGGATCGTCAGAAGCATGACAATGAAGCCAGATGTGATG CAGAAGACATTAGagaatttcaagaacattatCCTATTATCTTCGCCACAG CTTGA
- the LOC103700493 gene encoding pentatricopeptide repeat-containing protein At2g25580-like isoform X1 — MGLPNRLHDASSDSIPILLVVAAAGWVSYLRSLLLCLLHSLGLQRLHPSSAAADDPLFSAAGSGLAGLVVVASSGRPFAYEALPSAAAEGERDEPGCVVCLCELADGDRLRRLDLSNRFMKALHLFKVMQLEKSAKPIGLVDEGCRYFVNMSKVYGVQPEMKHYGCMVDLLIRAGLLEEAEGIVRSMTMKPDVMQKTLENFKNIILLSSPQLEEWDLCPSFIPHHPQIFPRSHQHSKRLRWLQV; from the exons ATGGGGCTCCCGAACCGACTCCACGACGCCTCCAGCGACTCCATCCCGATCCTTCTCGTCGTGGCGGCCGCCGGGTGGGTCTCCTACCTCCgctccctcctcctctgcctcctccaCTCCCTCGGCCTCCAACGCCTCCACCCCTCCTCCGCCGCGGCCGACGATCCCCTCTTCTCCGCTGCCGGGTCCGGCCTCGCCGGACTCGTCGTCGTGGCCTCCTCCGGACGCCCCTTCGCCTACGAGGCCTTGCCGTCGGCGGCCGCGGAGGGGGAACGAGATGAGCCGGGCTGCGTGGTGTGCCTCTGCGAGCTCGCCGACGGCGACCGGCTTCGGCGGCTGGATTTG AGTAACAGGTTCATGAAGGCACTGCACCTCTTTAAAGTGATGCAACTGGAGAAGAGTGCAAAGCCCATTGGGTTGGTGGATGAAGGGTGCAGGtactttgtgaatatgtcaaaaGTTTATGGGGTTCAGCCTGAGATGAAGCATTATGGTTGCATGGTTGATTTGTTGATTCGAGCAGGGTTGTTGGAAGAGGCAGAAGGGATCGTCAGAAGCATGACAATGAAGCCAGATGTGATG CAGAAGACATTAGagaatttcaagaacattatCCTATTATCTTCGCCACAG CTTGAAGAGTGGGATTTATGCCCAAGTTTCATTCCTCATCATCCACAAATATTCCCAAGATCTCATCAGCACAGCAAGAGGCTAAGATGGCTGCAAGTATGA
- the LOC103700493 gene encoding E3 ubiquitin-protein ligase RHA2A-like isoform X2, translated as MGLPNRLHDASSDSIPILLVVAAAGWVSYLRSLLLCLLHSLGLQRLHPSSAAADDPLFSAAGSGLAGLVVVASSGRPFAYEALPSAAAEGERDEPGCVVCLCELADGDRLRRLDLSNRFMKALHLFKVMQLEKSAKPIGLVDEGCRYFVNMSKVYGVQPEMKHYGCMVDLLIRAGLLEEAEGIVRSMTMKPDVMQKTLENFKNIILLSSPQV; from the exons ATGGGGCTCCCGAACCGACTCCACGACGCCTCCAGCGACTCCATCCCGATCCTTCTCGTCGTGGCGGCCGCCGGGTGGGTCTCCTACCTCCgctccctcctcctctgcctcctccaCTCCCTCGGCCTCCAACGCCTCCACCCCTCCTCCGCCGCGGCCGACGATCCCCTCTTCTCCGCTGCCGGGTCCGGCCTCGCCGGACTCGTCGTCGTGGCCTCCTCCGGACGCCCCTTCGCCTACGAGGCCTTGCCGTCGGCGGCCGCGGAGGGGGAACGAGATGAGCCGGGCTGCGTGGTGTGCCTCTGCGAGCTCGCCGACGGCGACCGGCTTCGGCGGCTGGATTTG AGTAACAGGTTCATGAAGGCACTGCACCTCTTTAAAGTGATGCAACTGGAGAAGAGTGCAAAGCCCATTGGGTTGGTGGATGAAGGGTGCAGGtactttgtgaatatgtcaaaaGTTTATGGGGTTCAGCCTGAGATGAAGCATTATGGTTGCATGGTTGATTTGTTGATTCGAGCAGGGTTGTTGGAAGAGGCAGAAGGGATCGTCAGAAGCATGACAATGAAGCCAGATGTGATG CAGAAGACATTAGagaatttcaagaacattatCCTATTATCTTCGCCACAG GTTTAA